The Nitrospira sp. sequence ATCGTCGTTCCGACAAAGAACAACCATCAATTGTGCTCATCAACAATTATGATGATAAAGGATTCTCGATGTTCACTGCAGGAAACATTGAGCGATGGCCGATTCCTAACGGTGAATGGATAGGTCCCCTGAAGCCAACGCCATAAAAGTAACGGCCGCCGAGAAATCGGGAGCACGAGCCTGGAGAATGTCAACCAGACTCCTCACTCTCGAACTGGGGGCCGTATCGCGCAACGCAAGGGTATCGAGCGATCTTGGGGAGAAGCGCCTGGCATTGACCAATGCACAGCCCGAGAAAGTTGCACAATCAGGCTGAAGAAACACTGGGAAAAGAGAAATAACAACCCATGCTGGAACTCGGAAATTATGGTTTGCACGGTCCAGGGATGCTGGTCTACTTCATCCCGAGCTTTGTCGCCGTGGCGCGCAACCACGACAAGCGTTTTCCGATCTTCGCCCTCAATCTAGTTTTGGGCTGGACAGTGATCGGATGGATAGGCGCCCTGGTGTGGTCGTTGATGCGACAGGTGAAAGGATTGGAACGGAATTCAGCTGCTCCGTCGCGGTTGTCTACACTCCAGAATCTGAAGTCATATCTGGCAGTGCACGCAAAGGGTCGCGCCATGCTGGAGTATCCCGTGCATCGGCATCAGTATAAGGACCGCACAATCCAATTGTATGCGAACAAACGCGAAGATGACCAATGGACGTGTAGCTATTTGGTCAGTGAGAAATTCCGCCAAACACCGTGGGTCGAAAACACCGCCTGCCCTAACGGCCCATTCGCGTCTCGCCACGAAGCCGAAGCAGCGGGGCTGAACCAGGCGCAACAGATCATCGATTCAATAGTTCCTCATCCCTGCCCCGCCACCACTTAGCTCGCCCTCCTGCGCAACAAGCCGAAGGATCACTGAAAGAAGATCGGGCCTGGAATCGCAGGCCTGTCGCCAGTGGGCGCATCGACCCCGCCACGGTGGGCCCATTGCGTTTTAGCCTCACCATCGTAATCGACCCGCATATTGATGGAGGTCGTCGCTCCATCTTCGGTGTATCACCAGCCACGATCCGCCGTGGTGATAACATCGCAGGAAAACCGTGTGGCTAGATAGAACCGACGACAATCGGCCAATTACCGACCTCGGTCTACAACATCGCCCCAATCTCCTGTTCGGCACTGCAAGATTGGAGCAGCAGGAGAATACCAACAAAGAGGGTAATGATCACGGGCCAGATCATCGAGAGCGCACCGAGTACTAAAATAACCGTGCCCCCCGCCAACGCCTGCTGAACGAGCGCGCTCTTGACTCTCATCTTAACCTCCTCTCTCAACTAAAGCCGTGAATCCAGGAGACGGCTATGGCCATCTCTCGCTCAGTCTCATGTGTATTCTTTCTTGAACTTGACGAGCGGTCCGTCGATCTCCCGCCGAGACGACGCTGCGCTCTCGCCCTTGCGATCAGGTCCCTGAGTCACTTCAGTCCGTTCCGTCATGGCCGGGAGGGATGCCCGCCGCGAGACATAGATGGCGACAATCAAGACCACGACGACGAGCACATTCGCCCCAAGATCCATGAGATAGCGGTTGAACACCACATCGGTGAGTTCATTCATATACGAAATTTGAGCTCCGGTGGTCAGAATGCGCCGCGTTGACGCGATCACGCAGATATACAGAAACGGTTCCAGGGTAATCACTCTGGTCTTTACGAAATTGATGGTGGTCCTGAACAGCTCCAACAAGATGATGACCAATAAGAGATCATGCACCAGGCCGAGGACCGCGAGCACCGCGTCGGATCCCACTCCACTCATGAAGGCATACCAGGCACGGACAAACAGCACGACGCTGACGGCCAGGAAACTCACTCCTGTCGTGACGTAGCCGAGCCCGTCCAGGGTCTCCATCACTTTGACCGCCTTATCGCCGAGGACCCCGTCCAAGAAGGACCATCGAGTTGTCGGGCTTCGGCTGCTCGTTGCGATCGTACCGTCCATCATTTCCCCTTCTGTGCTGTTCGGTGTCCTGTTCTCGCAAAAGAACTACTGCTCACCATAGACGAACACCGCTCTCTGCCAACTACATGCGCCCGACTTTGGCCACGAGTCTGATTGACCGATCAAGAGCGTCTATTTGCCTCTTCCTCTGGGATCGAGGCCCAAATCGTGATGCCCCACAACAACACGACAATCGCAACGAGGCTATAAATCTGATACATGTTCATCACCTCCGGTTTGAGATCCCTTCGGATGTGCTCGTGTGCCTCTGTTCACCCATCCCCTCCTCCATCAGGTGCAAGTTAGAATATCCATTCACAATTTCGGTGCCAATCGGATCTCGTTCCTCGTTTGCTCTGCACCGGCACAACTTTGCTCAGCCAACACGCGTTGCCCGGCACTGGCCGACTCCGGGATTCTGGCCTGACACGCCTTGAGCGTATCCTCCGCTGCTCCGGAGGCCACAACAGCACGTTCTCCTATCGGAACGGCACGCGCTTGTGTTGGAGGGACAACCATGGATCCTTTCATGTGCGAATCTTCGGCTTGCACAGATGATGTTGACGGTATGGATAATGCTGCGAGCAGCACCACCATCCAAATAACCGCACCTTTTGTCGTGGTCGTTCTCATCATGATTCCTCCTCTCTCATTGTCGGCGCCCCATGCACCCCAGGTGCAGAAGACACCAACCCTCTGACATGCGCGGTTGGCCATGCAATGCTGGACTCGATGACGGTCGTGCTTCGAAGAAACGGAGGCAAAGACTGAGGAATCAGACGCGCGGGAGTGGGAGGGAATGCGCGAGAGATGGGACAGTCGACGTCGTTCTGGACGTCATGGTATCACCCTACAGACCCCCGCCATTTGCTGTCAATGCGTTAAAGAAGAGCGGGCCATATAACGCCTTGATTCTATGGTGGTATATTTATTTGTCTGGGGGAAGATAATCAATCGATCAGAGAGGCGGCCGGCCCTATGCAGCGTGTTTCATTTGTTCGTGCGCAGAACGCGGAGGAGTTCACTATCCGCCGGAGCTTTGCCCTTTCGATTCTCGTCGTACCGGAATTCTCTTAACATGAGACGGTCTCACAATCGCTGAACATGGCAACAATCACTAAAATTGTCACCAACCTGAGTCTTTCGCCCTACGGCCGAGGCCATCTTAACATTCTCCCATTTGGGAAGTTTATGCGATAATCCCTCCATGATCCTGAAACGCTGGCTCGTCGGAGATCCGCTCAAGACTGCTCAAGCAAGGCACGAACGGCTATCGAAAACGATCGCCCTTGCCATCTTCTCATCGAATGCCATTTCCTCCGTCGCTTATGGGACCGAAGAAATCCTGCTCGTGCTCATGCTCGCCGGAACTGCCGCAGTCGCCTGGTCGATCCCGGTCAGTCTGGCCATTCTTTTCTTGATCTTGGTCTTGACCATCTCCTATCGCCAGATCATTTATGAATATCCGCAGGGGGGCGGTGCATACGTGGTTGCCCGATCCAACCTGGGCGATATACCGGCCCTGGTGGCTGCGGCGGCCCTGATGATCGATTATGTCTTGACTGTGGCCGTCAGCGTGGCGGCAGGCATCGCGGCACTCACGTCGGCCATCCCGAGTCTGTTCATCCATCGCGAAGCCTTGGGCCTTGTCGCCATTCTCTTCATGATCGTGATGAATCTGCGCGGGGTTCGCGAATCAGGAAAGTTCTTCGCCGTCCCAACCTATTTTGCCATTGGAGCGCTGGGCCTCCTTGTCATCGTGGGTACAGTTCGGTCCCTCTCCTACTCCGGATCCCCTCCCCCTCCGACACACCCTATGGAAACAGAAACTCTTACCCTATTCTTAGTGCTTCGAGCCTTTGCTGTAGGCTGTTCGACGGTCACTGGCATGGAAGTCATTTCAAACGGGGTAAGAGCCTTTCGAGCCCCGGAATCCCAAAATGCCGCAATCACCATGGTCTGGATGTCCACGATCCTGGCATCGCTGTTCATGGGGATCAGCTGGATGGCCTATCACTACGGCATCCTGGCCAAGGTGGATGAAACGGTAGTCTCGCAATTGGCTCGCGTCACGTTCGGCACTGGGCTCATCTATTATGCGGTTCAGATCGGCACTATGGCATTGTTGGTGCTGGCGGCGAACAGCGCCTTCGCAGGCTTCCCGAACCTGGCGTCGATCCTGGCGCGGGACGGATTCATGCCCCATCAGATGGCCACGTTCGGTGATCGCCTGGTCTTCTCAAACGGTATCATCATTCTCGGAGTCTTCGCCTGCCTCTTGCTTGTCGTATTTGAAGGGGATACTCACGCGCTGATTCCATTGTATGCCATCGGCGTGTTCATGTCGTTCACCCTCTCCCAAGCCGGCATGGTGAAACGGTGGCTCGTCAAGAAAGGCCCGCACTGGCAGACCAAACTGATCGTCAATGGGGCCGGCGCCCTGACTACCGGTATCGCGACCATCATCATCGCCAGCACCAAGTTCACGCAGGGCGCCTGGATCGTGTTCCTGCTCATCGCCGTCCTTCTTCTGATGTTTCAAGGGATTCGCTCGCACTACAAGGCCGTCACGGAGCAGATCGCACTGGACCGTCGAGGGGAACGGCCTCCATTGCCCCGTCGCAATATCGTGATCATCCCGATCAGCGGCTTGAATCGCGCCGTCGTCCGAGCATTGGACTATGCCAGAAGTCGACCTGGTGAGGTTCGTGCCGTCTATGTGGACCTTGACCAGGAAGAAAGCGCCAAGGTCAAGATTCAGTGGGCCCAATGGGGTGGTGGGGTCAATTTGATCGCTCTGTCTTCCCCTTACCGCTCAATCCTGGGATCGCTGCTCGATTACATCGAGGAAGTACTGGAGAAAGACCCGAACACCTGGGTGACCGTCGTGATCCCGGAGATTCTTCCTGCCAGGTGGTGGCAGAATATCCTGCACAATCAGCGGGCGCTGATGCTCAAAGCCGCACTGCTCTTCAAAGACCGCGTCATTCTCACCGATGTCCCGTACCACCTGACAAGGTGAGTGTGGGTCATAGAAAGCTTAACGTGAACTGCCATCAGGTTGAGAGCAACCTCTTCTCTCCCCTTCTCGTCAAACTATTCATCTTCACGCTTTACTTTTGTTTCCTGACTGGACAGTCGTTCGCCTTCAATATCGCGTGGCCGAAGGAAGGGTCCACGGTCACGTCAGGAAGCACTGTTACGGCCCGTGTGGATTTGGGAAAAGACATGGGTCTCGTCAAGGTCCGCTATTATTGGTACGGCGAGCAGGACGACACACTGGTCGAACAGGATGATTCGACGGCCACCGGTTCGATCGTGGCGCCCGTGGCCATGATTGGACTGCCTGAACAGGACCCCGCCTTTGGCGGTCCGCTGAAAGTGCCTCACGACGGCATCGGACCGATGCGATTATTGGCCGTGGCCGAAATCTCCCGCGGGCGGTTGGGCACGCGATCGATTTTCGACGAGGTGATCGTAAATGTGGAACCGACTGCCGCCCTCACTGCCATTGATTTTGAGACGGATAAACCTTTGCAACTGGGACGGGCAGGACAATCCTCCGCGTTCGGCCACGTCGATTCGCTGGGCAAGGTTTTTGAACTCCCGGTTGTCGGCGATTTCGCCGACGGCGTCACCCGGGGTATCAGCACACCGGCCAGCGGCACCAGCTACACATCATCCAATGACAAAGTCATTAAGATTGTGAAGGCCGGCCTGCTTCAGATTGTCGGCAATGGAAAGACCACCATCACCGTCACCAATCGAGGCAAACAAGGCTCTCTTGACGTGGACGTGAATGTGAACGATGAACCAAACGACCCGCCGATCGCCGACGCTGGGACGAACAAGTCGGTCAAGGCCGGCTCCAGAGTGAAACTGAGCGGCCTCAAAAGCCGCGACCCGGAGGGCGAGGCCTTGTACTATAGTTGGAGCCAAGTACGCGGCAGCAAAGTCTCCCTCCTTGATGCCAACAACTCAGAGGCCTCCTTCCTAGCACCGTTGGTTTCAGAACCACGTACCTACCGCTTCAAACTACGGGTGACGGATAAAAAGGGAGCGGATAGCTTGCCGGCCTTTGTGGATGTGACGGTGGAACCGTAGTAATAGCTTCAGTCTCTAGGCGGCCCCGATGAACCACCACCATGCCGCCTACGCCTTGCTGAGCTTCACCGGTCCGTAGGTTTGGCGGGCTTGCTGGAGCTCTTTGATATGTTTCCGTAGTGTCGGGCCGAACTTGGAACGATCCACATCGCGCTTGAATCGCTTGCTCTCTCGCTCGACGTGATTGATGGCTTCCTCCAGCTGTCCGACTAAGCGCTGACCTGAACCGGTGAGCCACCCGAGATGATGATCGGCATAGTGCAGGTCTTGTAGCGAGTAGCGGACGGACTCGACCTCCTCCAAGCAACGAAATCGCGCTCGTTGCAGGTCTCGCCGGGTGAGCCCCGCGCTCTTCCATCTTTTTGCCCCGTCTCGCCCTGCGGACCAGGACACGAGCCGCTCGAACAAGAGCGCACCCATGGTAAACGTGAACGTGGCATGAAGAATACCGCGTAGCGGGCGAAGGCTCCGCCGCCAAGGCGAATAGAAGATCTGCTGATTATGGTCGCCCAAAAACATGACATGCTTGCGCAGCAGGAGATTCAAATGGTGATGGCTATTCTCATGAACGAGATCGTCGATCAAATCCAGATTGCCGCGGTCGAAACAGTTGATGAAGGACAGCCCAGGCCGATGCCGATAGCTGAAACTGACCACGCCCTTTGCCCGGAGTGGAACAATCCGCGAGGTCAATAGTGCCAACACTTCATGGCCTTCCGGCCAAGCGCACTGGATGGTCCGCCAGGCGCCGGCGATGCGCTCCACCTGTCGCCGTGCCGTGAGCTTCATTGTCTTCGGCTGGCGATCCTTTCCGTAGACAAGGGATGGGCCGACGGTGATTGGGTTGTTCTCGTTTTGGATGGCAACCACAGGTGAATGGTAGGTCCACTCCCATCGCCCCTTTTCTCCCCATCTCGACCAGATTGAGGATACGGTCTTTCCGACCTTCACAGTGATGCCGGTCGGCTCCACTCGAAACGTGACGCGTCCCGGCGACTGCCGCAATGCGCGTTGAACCTGGGACGGCGCTGAACACCATGCTCCATCGAGGTCACCAGCGAGCGTTCCCGCGACTTCGCCACGCTCAAAATGATCGGTCAGCGATCCCGACACATCCCATGGTCCCATCCTCTTCTGGCCACACCATTTGAGCAACGACGCCGGGTCAAACCACAAGGACTCCTGGGTCAATTCCTGGGCCAACCGACGACACAGAGCGAACAACCGCTTTTCAAGTCCACCGACATGAGGTCGCCCGGTCGGGAAGAGATCGTCAAGATAGCCATGTTCAAAAAACTTCTCCTGACATTCGTCATATAACTGCGCCGCAAAATCGGGTCGATCCTGCTCCATCTTCAATTGCCCGAGCACATCGAGGAGATAGACCAGATCATTGAGTGTTTCGATCCACCCGACAACTTTCCAGCTGGAATAGGTCTCTAACTTGAGGCTTGAATGAAGGACGTCGAAGAACCCGGTGGGAAGCCAGAACTCTCTCGCCAGATCGGAATAGTCGGCATGCAGTTCTTGGCACAGCTCGATGAGCAACCGCCGCATCGACAGACGAAACTCATCTCTTAATTGCGCGAGCGGCTGCGGATCAAGAAGGAGCATACCGGGACGACTACGCAAGTAATGCTCCCCAGACTCTAGCGTAATAAGAAGTCGGGCGCAACTTCGAGCTCTGCATCGATACGACCCGCTCTGAATGGACGCAATGCCGATGACAAACAGTTGGTCCCGCTCTTGCGGCTTCTCACTCCACATCGTACAGTGTCCGCTACAACACTTACCCGTACCAATTACACTTGTGCCCGGGCTGCTCGTATGAGACACCATGCGAGTAGGCCGCAACCTACAGAACGGCGTTGGCATTGACTCATGACCCTCAACTCTTCCGACCTGTCACAGATAGTACAGGAGCTTTCTAGGTCGTTACTCGGAGGATGGATTCAGAAAATTCATCAGCCGACAACTTGTACGTTGGTGCTCGACATTCGAGTACCCGGACAGACACATCGGCTGCTTATCTCATCCGAACCGGAAGCTGCTCGTCTTCATCTCACCGACCGCTCACTACCCAATCCCTCGACACCTCCGCCATTCTGTCAATTTCTTAGAGCTCACTTCCAAGGAGCGAGGGTCGACGATCTTCGTCAGATTTCGAATGATCGTATCGTTGAACTCCAGATCACAGGCAAGGGAGGGGCCGGGACGATCGTGTGTGAATTAACCGGGAAAAGGGCCAACGTACTGGTCCTCGATGCCGAACGACGAGTGCTGAGGGACCTGCTCCACCAGCAAGCTCTTGTCGGACAACCCTATGCGTTGCCGGCAGCACACACGACCGGACGGGAACACGCACCTGCCAGATTCACCGGAGCTGCCGGCTCCCTGTTCCCGATTTCAAAGGAAATCGATGCCTACTACCAGCGCCAGGATGCCGCACGAGAGATTGCTCAGGCCAAGGATGTACGCGTGCGATTCCTCAAGAAAACACTCAAGAAAGAGCTGCGATTGATTGAGGCCTGGCGGGGTGATCTGTCAAAAGCGAATACCTATCGAGACTATGCCCGGTATGGAGAATTGATCAAAGCCAACCTCAGCTCAATCAAGAAAGGGACTGATCATATTGAGGTGACAGACTACTTCGATGACAAGTTACCCGATATATCCATTCCGCTTGATCCTACGAAATCGGCCCAGCGCAACATGGATGAATACTTTCGGAAGCATCGCAAATATCTCGCTGCCGAGCGCGAGCTCAAACCGCGCATCGAACGGGCGGAGCAGCAGGTACATACACTTCGTGACGAGCTCAAAGAGACCGAGCTAGGAACTTGGACGCCTGCCCCCAGAGTTCCTACCCGCCCTGCCTCCGGCACCATTGCTTACCCGACTTCTGATAGATGTCGCTCAGCCAATGACCGGCGAGGCCCCTTTCGGCGGTTTACGTCGACGGACGGACTCCCGATCTTCGTCGGACGCAACGCCCGGGAGAATGATGAATTGACGTTCGGCCTGGCCAAGAGTGAGGATCTCTGGTTACATGCCCGCGGCACACCCGGCTCTCATGTCGTCGTGAGACTCGCCAAAGGCACTGAGCCCCCACCCGAAACCCTTCGCGACGCGGCAACCTTGGCCCTCCTCTATAGCGATTTGAAGAAGAGCGGCAAGGGCGATGTCATCTATACACGCCGCAAATGGGTCAGGAAAGCAAAGGGCCAGGCAGCCGGCGCCGTGAACGTCACCCAAGAGCGATCACTCCACATCAGTCTTGATCCGGTGCGGCTTGCGGCGCTCAAGAGCCGAGGACTTCAAGAGTAATCACGCCTTTCTCGCACTGATGCGAGCCTCAGCAGGACCTCCATCCTAACCTTAGGTTGGATTACGTGCACAAATACAAGTTTCTCTCGCCCCTTAGAGCGTTCTGAACTATGATGCGAGCAGGAGGACCCACACATGGAGGGTCAGCGGGCCGACAGGCCATCAGAAGCTTCATCGACCATCTTGGTCGTCGACGACGAATTGTCGATCGTCAAACTCTGCAAGGCTTTGCTTGAAGGAGCGGGGTTTCACGTGATCGAAGCGGAAGGCAGTTCCGAAGCCCTAAAGATTTGCACGCAGCATGAGGGGCCGATTGATCTCTTGCTGACGGACCTTGTCTTACCCCCTCCGGACTTTCAGCTTTCCTCTGCGTCCAACCAATTTCCACACGTCAACGGCCATCAGCTGGCCATTCGCGCCGCGACGATCCGGAACGGCCTCCGCATCATCCTGATGTCAGGAAACCCTGATAAAGAGCTGGCCAGTCATGGGATTACACGAGGAGCGTTACCGTTTCTCGCCAAACCGTTCGGAAAAGATGAGTTGGTGACCTTGGTGCGGGAGGTACTCGCACAACCGGCATCAGCACCCAATCTCGCGGAGCAGGGCAAAGCGGCGAACGACGTCGACTGGTTCGGCTAAACCGGAAAAAGGTTGTGGCCTTCTATGTCTGCTAAGAGACTAGGCATGCTCTGTCATGAACCATCCGGCGATCGACAATCGGCGATGCCGGCCCGCCATGGTATCCACACGACAGACCCGATGGAATCGAGGCACGGTGAACATCACAAGCGACCCGGGGCGGGGCTCGATACAATACATTGGGACAAGGTTGACGGAACCGTCAGCACGATCTACTCGTCGCTCGTAAATGATTAATTCTCCGCCCCAATCGGGCTTCCATTCTTCGTGAAAATACGTGACGACTGCAATGCGGCGCTGCAGCCTTCTGCGGCCCTCGACAAGACGCCCCTGATCCGTGTCATCATGAGTCAAGAGACAATCCCCTGCAGCATACGAATAGTAACTGAATCCCACGTGACGTCCGACGATGTTCGGGAAAGACTCGATACACTCTCGAATGCAGGGAAGCTGTAACCGCGAGAGAAACCGCTCACCCTCCAGCGAGCCGATTTCAGCCTTTGCCCAGTTGCCGGAATTGGGAAAATCGTCCCGAACGTTCGGCAGATCGGAGAGACTTTTCCAGGCCGCCTGGTTCATCCCTTCACGAAAGAATCGTCGTTCCTCCGCAGACCAAAAGTTCTCCACGACCACGACCGGACATCTCTGGAAGGAGAATGAGCGTAAATCGGTGATCTCTATCGTCGATTGAGCAACATTCATATCTTGTCACGGTCCCAGCGACCGGGCGTATTCATTATCGGCTCCGATCTAGTATCCTCCTGCCCAGTTCGCAAAGAAAGAAGGGGTTGCCACTCTCGATGGCAACCCCTTCAGTAGACTGCACACTGAACCGATCAATTACCAGCGATCGCGCTTTCCTCCCCCTCCGCTTCGGCCACCGCCTCCGCCGAATCCACCACGACCACCACCGCCACCGGTGCGCGGTTCCTGGGGGCGCGCTTCATTGACAGTTAGAGTCCGGCCACCCATCTCCGATCCATTGAGGGCCGTAATCGCAGCTTGAGCTTCAGCATCCGAAGACATCTCCACAAAGCCGAATCCACGGGATTGGCCGGTGAACTTGTCCGTAATGATCCGCGCCGAGGCCACTGCGCCATGGACCGCGAATAAATCACTCAATTGCTGCTCGGTCGCCGAATAGGGCAACCCACCGACATAAATCTTCGAACCCATCGGGGTTCCTCCTTTAGAATAATGACATTGTCTTGAGCACGAGGAACGGGGAAGGAGCGGGCCGAAGACGCGATCGATGCAGCGACTTAGGTCTGACTTCCGACGAGATTCCCGGACAAGGCAACATCGGCATTGTGGGCCTCCTCTCATAGACACTTGGTATCGCGAGGCCCGGGGCGATCCAAGTCAGGCATACACTAGCACAGCGATCTGTGGATTACAACCTTACTCCCCAACTCGGACCAGAAGTCCTTGGTCTTTACAGTACGCAATGGTGCGATAAAACCAGGCGATGACACCCACCAGCAACACACCGTTGAGCCCAACGGCCCAGACAAGATTTGAAAACGGAGCACTGCCTGTGCTCAAGACCGCCCGCATGCCCTCAAAAATGTGCGCGGCCGGGTTCGCCCATGCAATCCCCTTGAGCCACGTCGGAAGCACTTCCATGGGATAGAAGACGCAGGAGATCGGCTGAAACAAAAATACCATGCTCCAAGCGAGCACTTCAGCTTCTTGCCCGAATCTCATGATAAGTGAGGTCGTGAACACGCCGATAATCCACCCGGTGACCACGAGGTTCAGCACAAATGGAACAAGCCATACCCCGATCATCAAGACGTTATAAGAATAGAAGGCGACCGCACATACGCCCATGACGATCGAAACGACCGTAACCTTCAGCACACTCATCGCCATCGTCGCAGCCAAGAACTCGCTGGGCTTCAGGGGACTGGCAAATAGATTCATGAGGTTGCGCGCCCAGAGCTCCTCGAGGAAGGTGATGGTGATCCCCTGCTGAGCGCGAAACAGCATGTCCCAAAGAATCAGGGCTCCCAGGAAAAACGTGACGAATCCAGGAACCTGGCTTTGGTATCGACTGAGATAGAGCGTGATGAATCCCCAGATGACGAGATCCAAGAACGGCCAGTAAAAAATTTCCATAATCCGCGGTAAACTGCGGCGGTAAAGATACAAATGCCTGATCATCAATGCCGTGACGCGATGCAGCTTCATCGACAGGTCTCATGATCGTGCTCATGGTCGCAACCGCCGCAACCTTGATGTGTTCCCAGGATGTCCCCCATGAGATATCGAATCCCTTCAATCAGGTGCGTACCGGCTAGTTTTCCATCAGGCATCCGTCTCAAGCCGAGGGCCAACAACACCATCGGTACTCCCGTCAGGCCAATCCCGAACCACAATTTCTCACGCCCGGTTCCGCTCTCCCACCACACGAGCCCGACCAGCAGGAACATCGGCACAAGGCCTCCCATCAGACTCTTCAATACAACCCCCCATCCACAGGTACCTCGGCTCAATCCGATCACCCCGATAGCAAGCCAAAAGAATCCCCAGGTAGCGCTGACGACAAGCCCCCCCGCAAGGAACCCCACGCAAAGGTCGACGACTGTCTGCGTCATGATGGCAACAGGCTGTTCGATTCCCGTGCAAGCTTCAAAAAGACCTCCTCCAAGTCGGCTTTGCCGAACCGTGAAACGATGGCCTGTGCCGTCCCTTCAGCCACAAGCCGTCCGCGTTGAAGAAAAATAATGCGATCCGACATTTCCTCCATCTCCCGCATATTGTGCGAGGTATAGAGGATGCTCAAGCCGGATGAACGCCGCTCTTCTTTCAGCAAGGACCTGATTTTGTAGGCGATGTCGGGATCCAAACTGGCAGTCGGTTCATCGAGAAAGAGAATGCGAGGCTCCGTGAGAAAAGCCTTTGCCAACGTCAGTCTCGTCATCTGGCCGGACGACAACTTGCGGGTCACTTTGTGCCGAAATTCACCCATCTCCAGTTTTTTGACGATATGGTCCACCCGACGAACGATATCGGACAATCCATAGAGCCGCGCCA is a genomic window containing:
- a CDS encoding superinfection immunity protein, which codes for MLELGNYGLHGPGMLVYFIPSFVAVARNHDKRFPIFALNLVLGWTVIGWIGALVWSLMRQVKGLERNSAAPSRLSTLQNLKSYLAVHAKGRAMLEYPVHRHQYKDRTIQLYANKREDDQWTCSYLVSEKFRQTPWVENTACPNGPFASRHEAEAAGLNQAQQIIDSIVPHPCPATT
- a CDS encoding phosphate-starvation-inducible PsiE family protein, producing the protein MMDGTIATSSRSPTTRWSFLDGVLGDKAVKVMETLDGLGYVTTGVSFLAVSVVLFVRAWYAFMSGVGSDAVLAVLGLVHDLLLVIILLELFRTTINFVKTRVITLEPFLYICVIASTRRILTTGAQISYMNELTDVVFNRYLMDLGANVLVVVVLIVAIYVSRRASLPAMTERTEVTQGPDRKGESAASSRREIDGPLVKFKKEYT
- a CDS encoding APC family permease: MILKRWLVGDPLKTAQARHERLSKTIALAIFSSNAISSVAYGTEEILLVLMLAGTAAVAWSIPVSLAILFLILVLTISYRQIIYEYPQGGGAYVVARSNLGDIPALVAAAALMIDYVLTVAVSVAAGIAALTSAIPSLFIHREALGLVAILFMIVMNLRGVRESGKFFAVPTYFAIGALGLLVIVGTVRSLSYSGSPPPPTHPMETETLTLFLVLRAFAVGCSTVTGMEVISNGVRAFRAPESQNAAITMVWMSTILASLFMGISWMAYHYGILAKVDETVVSQLARVTFGTGLIYYAVQIGTMALLVLAANSAFAGFPNLASILARDGFMPHQMATFGDRLVFSNGIIILGVFACLLLVVFEGDTHALIPLYAIGVFMSFTLSQAGMVKRWLVKKGPHWQTKLIVNGAGALTTGIATIIIASTKFTQGAWIVFLLIAVLLLMFQGIRSHYKAVTEQIALDRRGERPPLPRRNIVIIPISGLNRAVVRALDYARSRPGEVRAVYVDLDQEESAKVKIQWAQWGGGVNLIALSSPYRSILGSLLDYIEEVLEKDPNTWVTVVIPEILPARWWQNILHNQRALMLKAALLFKDRVILTDVPYHLTR
- a CDS encoding NFACT family protein, with product MTLNSSDLSQIVQELSRSLLGGWIQKIHQPTTCTLVLDIRVPGQTHRLLISSEPEAARLHLTDRSLPNPSTPPPFCQFLRAHFQGARVDDLRQISNDRIVELQITGKGGAGTIVCELTGKRANVLVLDAERRVLRDLLHQQALVGQPYALPAAHTTGREHAPARFTGAAGSLFPISKEIDAYYQRQDAAREIAQAKDVRVRFLKKTLKKELRLIEAWRGDLSKANTYRDYARYGELIKANLSSIKKGTDHIEVTDYFDDKLPDISIPLDPTKSAQRNMDEYFRKHRKYLAAERELKPRIERAEQQVHTLRDELKETELGTWTPAPRVPTRPASGTIAYPTSDRCRSANDRRGPFRRFTSTDGLPIFVGRNARENDELTFGLAKSEDLWLHARGTPGSHVVVRLAKGTEPPPETLRDAATLALLYSDLKKSGKGDVIYTRRKWVRKAKGQAAGAVNVTQERSLHISLDPVRLAALKSRGLQE
- a CDS encoding response regulator, giving the protein MEGQRADRPSEASSTILVVDDELSIVKLCKALLEGAGFHVIEAEGSSEALKICTQHEGPIDLLLTDLVLPPPDFQLSSASNQFPHVNGHQLAIRAATIRNGLRIILMSGNPDKELASHGITRGALPFLAKPFGKDELVTLVREVLAQPASAPNLAEQGKAANDVDWFG
- a CDS encoding 2OG-Fe(II) oxygenase; this encodes MNVAQSTIEITDLRSFSFQRCPVVVVENFWSAEERRFFREGMNQAAWKSLSDLPNVRDDFPNSGNWAKAEIGSLEGERFLSRLQLPCIRECIESFPNIVGRHVGFSYYSYAAGDCLLTHDDTDQGRLVEGRRRLQRRIAVVTYFHEEWKPDWGGELIIYERRVDRADGSVNLVPMYCIEPRPGSLVMFTVPRFHRVCRVDTMAGRHRRLSIAGWFMTEHA
- a CDS encoding RNA-binding protein, yielding MGSKIYVGGLPYSATEQQLSDLFAVHGAVASARIITDKFTGQSRGFGFVEMSSDAEAQAAITALNGSEMGGRTLTVNEARPQEPRTGGGGGRGGFGGGGGRSGGGGKRDRW
- a CDS encoding ABC transporter permease is translated as MKLHRVTALMIRHLYLYRRSLPRIMEIFYWPFLDLVIWGFITLYLSRYQSQVPGFVTFFLGALILWDMLFRAQQGITITFLEELWARNLMNLFASPLKPSEFLAATMAMSVLKVTVVSIVMGVCAVAFYSYNVLMIGVWLVPFVLNLVVTGWIIGVFTTSLIMRFGQEAEVLAWSMVFLFQPISCVFYPMEVLPTWLKGIAWANPAAHIFEGMRAVLSTGSAPFSNLVWAVGLNGVLLVGVIAWFYRTIAYCKDQGLLVRVGE
- a CDS encoding ABC transporter ATP-binding protein; its protein translation is MTTPVLKVSNLTKRFGDFTAVDGVSFEIRPGEILGLLGPNGAGKTTTIQMLLGLVTPTAGVIEAFGLDLSAHREAVLQQVNFSSTYIAMPQSLTVEENLYVVARLYGLSDIVRRVDHIVKKLEMGEFRHKVTRKLSSGQMTRLTLAKAFLTEPRILFLDEPTASLDPDIAYKIRSLLKEERRSSGLSILYTSHNMREMEEMSDRIIFLQRGRLVAEGTAQAIVSRFGKADLEEVFLKLARESNSLLPS